In Canis lupus dingo isolate Sandy chromosome 12, ASM325472v2, whole genome shotgun sequence, the following proteins share a genomic window:
- the RPL10A gene encoding 60S ribosomal protein L10a isoform X3, which produces MSSKVSRDTLYEAVREVLHGNQRKRRKFLETVELQISLKNYDPQKDKRFSGTVRLKSTPRPKFSVCVLGDQQHCDEAKAVDIPHMDIEALKKLNKNKKLVKKLESLIKQIPRILGPGLNKAGKFPSLLTHNENMVAKVDEVKSTIKFQMKKVLCLAVAVGHVKMTDDELVYNIHLAVNFLVSLLKKNWQNVRALYIKSTMGKPQRLY; this is translated from the exons ATGAG CAGCAAAGTCTCCCGCGACACCCTGTACGAGGCGGTGCGGGAGGTCCTGCACGGGAACCAGCGCAAGCGCCGGAA GTTTCTGGAGACGGTGGAGCTGCAGATCAGCCTGAAGAACTATGACCCTCAGAAGGACAAACGCTTCTCGGGCACCGTCAG GCTTAagtccaccccccgccccaagttttctgtgtgtgttttgggggacCAGCAACACTGTGATGAGGCCAAGGCAGTGGACATTCCCCACATGGACATTGAAGCGCTGAAGAAACTCAACAAGAATAAAAAACTAGTCAAAAAGCTGG AATCTCTGATCAAGCAGATTCCACGAATCCTGGGTCCAGGCCTGAATAAAGCTGGCAAGTTCCCTTCCTTGCTGACCCACAATGAGAACATGGTGGCCAAAGTGGATGAAGTGAAGTCCACCATCAAATTCCAGATGAAGAAG GTGCTATGTCTGGCAGTGGCTGTTGGCCACGTGAAGATGACGGACGATGAGCTTGTGTACAACATCCACTTAGCTGTCAATTTCCTGGTGTCCTTGCTCAAGAAGAATTGGCAGAACGTCCGGGCTTTGTACATCAAGAGCACCATGGGCAAACCCCAGCGCCTTTACTGA
- the FANCE gene encoding Fanconi anemia group E protein isoform X2: MTSSPEESHREEQRCDARKPLLLRLPPLCQRNLMSLLMAVRPLLPENGLLPVLQIAQQNQSPDPDAWLWVLGELLRRDLNGGVSTEGVSVLSKSCQGRLQGLCRRLGQGGRRLKLLQVPEPEEEEEEDKEDRDAQQPGKRRKGREEGPTSPEGECAPKKFRCLEGEEEEGQEEERCEPESLEPLADGGDALPIKNQSVRAKPSEAGQSLEAAKDLPECLELPKPVQDQVPRLQQLLKTLGEGLEGALPVELQLLHECSPSQVDLLCAQLQLPQLSDPALLQLCTWLLSLSPDLSLSNATVLTKSLFLRRILSLTSSASRLLMTALTAFCAKYAYPVCRALLGPVLQAPGTGPAQTELLCCLMKEEALEPDAQVLMLGQILELPWKEETFLVLQSLLEQQVEITPEKFSVLMEKLCREGPAATTSMAYAKLMLTVMTKYQASITEIQRLGLATALELNTTFLRKSLQAALRHLGP, encoded by the exons ATGACAAGCAGCCCTGAGGAATCACATAGAGAGGAGCAGAGGTGTGATGCCAG GAAGCCACTGCTGCTGCGCTTGCCCCCGTTATGCCAGAGGAATCTGATGTCCCTGCTGATGGCTGTTCGGCCATTGTTGCCTGAAAATGGACTACTCCCTGTGCTGCAGATTGCACAACAAAACCAAAGCCCTGACCCTGATGCCTGGCTCTGGGTCCTGGGGGAATTGCTGCGGAGGGATTTGAACGGTGGGGTATCGACTGAGGGCGTGTCTGTGCTGTCTAAGAGCTGCCAGGGACGGCTCCAAGGCCTGTGTAGGCGGCtgggccagggaggcaggaggctgaagTTGCTCCAGGTTCCAGAgcctgaagaggaagaagaggaggacaaggaggacaGGGACGCTCAGCAACCTGGGAAACGCAGAAAGGGGCGAGAGGAAGGACCTACCAGTCCTGAGGGCGAGTGTGCCCCCAAAAAGTTCCGATGtttggaaggggaagaggaagaaggtcAGGAGGAGGAGAGATGTGAACCTGAATCTTTGGAACCCCTGGCAGATGGAGGAGATGCCCTACCCATTAAGAACCAGAGTGTCAGGGCCAAGCCCAGTGAGGCTGGTCAGAGTCTGGAGGCTGCTAAGGACCTACCTGAGTGTTTGGAGTTGCCCAAACCTGTCCAG GACCAGGTTCCCAGACTGCAGCAGCTGCTCAAGACGTTGGGGGAG GGGTTGGAGGGTGCCCTGCCGGTTGAGCTACAGCTTCTCCATGAATGCAGTCCCAGCCAG GTGGACCTGCTGTGTGCCCAGCTGCAGCTCCCACAGCTCTCCGATCCAGCTCTCCTGCAGCTCTGCACCTGGCTTCTGTCCCTTTCCCCAGATCTCAGCCTCAGCAATGCTACTGTTCTGACCAAGAGCCTCTTTCTTAGACGG ATTCTCTCCCTGACTTCCTCAGCCTCCCGCCTGCTCATGACTGCGCTGACCGCCTTCTGTGCCAAGTATGCCTATCCTGTCTGCAGAGCCCTCCTTGGCCCTGTGCTCCAGGCCCCGGGAACAG GTCCAGCTCAAACAGAGTTACTGTGTTGCCTTATGAAGGAAGAGGCCCTGGAGCCAGACGCACAGGTTCTGATGCTGGG ACAGATCTTAGAGCTGCCCTGGAAGGAGGAGACTTTCTTGGTGTTGCAGTCACTCCTGGAACAGCAG GTGGAGATAACTCCCGAGAAGTTCAGTGTGTTGATGGAGAAGCTCTGTAGAGAGGGGCCAGCAGCCACCACTTCCATGGCCTATGCCAAGCTCATGCTGACAGTGATGACCAAGTATCAGGCCAGT atCACTGAGATCCAGAGGCTGGGCCTGGCCACAGCCCTAGAGCTCAATACCACTTTCCTGAGGAAGTCCCTGCAGGCCGCCCTGAGACATCTGGGCCCCTGA
- the RPL10A gene encoding 60S ribosomal protein L10a isoform X1, with translation MSSKVSRDTLYEAVREVLHGNQRKRRKFLETVELQISLKNYDPQKDKRFSGTVRLKSTPRPKFSVCVLGDQQHCDEAKAVDIPHMDIEALKKLNKNKKLVKKLAKKYDAFLASESLIKQIPRILGPGLNKAGKFPSLLTHNENMVAKVDEVKSTIKFQMKKVLCLAVAVGHVKMTDDELVYNIHLAVNFLVSLLKKNWQNVRALYIKSTMGKPQRLY, from the exons ATGAG CAGCAAAGTCTCCCGCGACACCCTGTACGAGGCGGTGCGGGAGGTCCTGCACGGGAACCAGCGCAAGCGCCGGAA GTTTCTGGAGACGGTGGAGCTGCAGATCAGCCTGAAGAACTATGACCCTCAGAAGGACAAACGCTTCTCGGGCACCGTCAG GCTTAagtccaccccccgccccaagttttctgtgtgtgttttgggggacCAGCAACACTGTGATGAGGCCAAGGCAGTGGACATTCCCCACATGGACATTGAAGCGCTGAAGAAACTCAACAAGAATAAAAAACTAGTCAAAAAGCTGG CCAAGAAGTATGATGCCTTTTTGGCTTCAGAATCTCTGATCAAGCAGATTCCACGAATCCTGGGTCCAGGCCTGAATAAAGCTGGCAAGTTCCCTTCCTTGCTGACCCACAATGAGAACATGGTGGCCAAAGTGGATGAAGTGAAGTCCACCATCAAATTCCAGATGAAGAAG GTGCTATGTCTGGCAGTGGCTGTTGGCCACGTGAAGATGACGGACGATGAGCTTGTGTACAACATCCACTTAGCTGTCAATTTCCTGGTGTCCTTGCTCAAGAAGAATTGGCAGAACGTCCGGGCTTTGTACATCAAGAGCACCATGGGCAAACCCCAGCGCCTTTACTGA
- the RPL10A gene encoding 60S ribosomal protein L10a isoform X2 codes for MSKVSRDTLYEAVREVLHGNQRKRRKFLETVELQISLKNYDPQKDKRFSGTVRLKSTPRPKFSVCVLGDQQHCDEAKAVDIPHMDIEALKKLNKNKKLVKKLAKKYDAFLASESLIKQIPRILGPGLNKAGKFPSLLTHNENMVAKVDEVKSTIKFQMKKVLCLAVAVGHVKMTDDELVYNIHLAVNFLVSLLKKNWQNVRALYIKSTMGKPQRLY; via the exons ATGAG CAAAGTCTCCCGCGACACCCTGTACGAGGCGGTGCGGGAGGTCCTGCACGGGAACCAGCGCAAGCGCCGGAA GTTTCTGGAGACGGTGGAGCTGCAGATCAGCCTGAAGAACTATGACCCTCAGAAGGACAAACGCTTCTCGGGCACCGTCAG GCTTAagtccaccccccgccccaagttttctgtgtgtgttttgggggacCAGCAACACTGTGATGAGGCCAAGGCAGTGGACATTCCCCACATGGACATTGAAGCGCTGAAGAAACTCAACAAGAATAAAAAACTAGTCAAAAAGCTGG CCAAGAAGTATGATGCCTTTTTGGCTTCAGAATCTCTGATCAAGCAGATTCCACGAATCCTGGGTCCAGGCCTGAATAAAGCTGGCAAGTTCCCTTCCTTGCTGACCCACAATGAGAACATGGTGGCCAAAGTGGATGAAGTGAAGTCCACCATCAAATTCCAGATGAAGAAG GTGCTATGTCTGGCAGTGGCTGTTGGCCACGTGAAGATGACGGACGATGAGCTTGTGTACAACATCCACTTAGCTGTCAATTTCCTGGTGTCCTTGCTCAAGAAGAATTGGCAGAACGTCCGGGCTTTGTACATCAAGAGCACCATGGGCAAACCCCAGCGCCTTTACTGA